The Candidatus Eisenbacteria bacterium genome contains the following window.
AGCATGGGCCGCAACATCGGCTCCTCGACCAAGTAGTGTCCGGCTGTCCCTGCCCGACGCGGCCGGTCCCACACGGGCCGGCCGCGTCGGGCTTTGCGACGCCGGCCGGGAGGCTCGCGACCCGCCCATGATCCGCGCGATCGTCTTCGACCTGGACAACACCCTGATGGACTTCATGAAGATGAAGGACCTCGGGGTGCAGGGCGCCGTGGACGCCATGCTCGACGCCGGGCTGACCATGCCCGCGGAGGACGCGCGCCGCAAGATCTACGAGATCTACAAGCTCGAGGGGATCGAGTACCAGCGCGTCTTCGACGAGTTCCTGCACACGGAGTTCGGGAAGATCGACCCCAAGCTGCTGGCGGCGGCCATCATCGGCTACCGCCGCACCCGCGAGTCCGCGCTGGTGGTCTACCCCCACACGCACCAGACGCTCATCGAGCTGGCCAAGCGCGGCCTGCGCCTGGCGGTGGTCTCCGACGCGCCGCGCATGCAGGCGTGGATGCGCCTCACCTATCTCCAGCTCCAGCACCTCTTCGACGCCGTGGTGGCCT
Protein-coding sequences here:
- a CDS encoding HAD-IIIA family hydrolase, with the translated sequence MIRAIVFDLDNTLMDFMKMKDLGVQGAVDAMLDAGLTMPAEDARRKIYEIYKLEGIEYQRVFDEFLHTEFGKIDPKLLAAAIIGYRRTRESALVVYPHTHQTLIELAKRGLRLAVVSDAPRMQAWMRLTYLQLQHLFDAVVAFEDTGFRKPAPEPFQRALELLGAPASEAIMVGDWAERDVVGARRIGMLTAFARYGDTFGTQHSGADFELLGIRDLLDVVERLNGSAPGGK